A single region of the Armatimonadota bacterium genome encodes:
- a CDS encoding AsnC family transcriptional regulator, producing MLLFSAKVEYALRAILYLAQQPSGVPVQSRDIAEAEYIPGPYLDQILAVLKRAGLVRSIRGVGGGYELALPPARLTVGDILRAFSGSKSLEPSEALMKDSASTTTIQCIRDFQRRTSEAVWRLLDSTTIQHLLEQKYLLDQAQSIAPHL from the coding sequence ATGCTACTGTTCAGCGCGAAAGTCGAGTACGCCCTGCGGGCTATACTCTATCTGGCACAGCAACCGTCCGGTGTACCTGTGCAGAGTCGCGACATTGCCGAAGCGGAATACATCCCCGGTCCCTATCTGGACCAGATTCTGGCGGTACTGAAGCGAGCCGGGCTGGTGCGCAGTATTCGCGGGGTAGGGGGTGGCTATGAGCTGGCGCTGCCTCCTGCGCGCCTCACCGTGGGCGATATCCTGCGTGCCTTTTCGGGAAGCAAGTCTCTGGAACCCTCCGAAGCTCTGATGAAGGATAGTGCCAGCACTACGACCATCCAGTGCATTCGCGATTTTCAGAGGCGCACTTCGGAAGCAGTGTGGCGGTTGCTGGATTCGACCACTATCCAGCACCTGCTGGAACAGAAGTACCTGCTGGACCAGGCACAGAGTATTGCACCACATCTTTAA